A window of the Zeugodacus cucurbitae isolate PBARC_wt_2022May chromosome 2, idZeuCucr1.2, whole genome shotgun sequence genome harbors these coding sequences:
- the LOC105216620 gene encoding kinesin-related protein 6: MDLATVPPELEELLICSCCHLPFNDNDALPKLFTCRHYFCLKCVNSLLREGSDELYCVHCWKRTELQGPEPRTDSLPTYNAILYLTQNLTALSFKMKFGERDRQQRSSSIASNGSTGALSGSGVINNCGNNNNNNNSNNSNGSNGNLSSIGVGNNNNNNLDKLKMAENCMTHAMPNTLWCSACNILLCRACAATEEHRTHLVKNKIEAKESLYADISKELLGMQKTLNDVQHLVLKQRDFLLKILESCTTLKTQIETELLNHMPTLEFSEIRENLCKARLCLEIIDKQTPAEAMKLYATLHAEKQRLMAKYQEMFLQCKLDDMIRNCGYVFDFDLIKQALVQMHNCVLNGGNLDNFGVGSVIGGLNGITAGAHQNPVLLLANYCISQLYSRHMLLLKQQQQQQQQQQQQHAQQQQQHQQQQQHLLSNGLLTSMISHVSLSTTINGNLPTSNANFTHATYAQALQQNQTSSNSVTQQQQQANNPTSPVHKTYADIIALSSKSSTSLQTAQQQQQQLLQQQQSVSGSFSEIAPIGTPATTSNTSVVVGAQRNNSSHLFSSADLNGLGLSLLHLQQQQQNAATTQQQTKSSLLLNPSVHVYPIYYFNIEINGQHSGRILIEVRSDVAPKMAKNFNALATQELGYGYKGCHIFQCWENESIITGDFELNNGRGGRSVYDEGFFMPDDTKILAIRGSVGMRRSQKRHDNLGLVGSQFRIILREMRGFTGIFAFVIEGLDLVEKISQTGDATGKPQSSVMVVSCGKYQLG; the protein is encoded by the coding sequence ATGGACTTGGCGACCGTACCACCGGAGCTGGAGGAGCTCCTCATCTGCAGCTGTTGCCATTTGCCCTTCAACGATAACGACGCCCTGCCCAAGCTGTTCACGTGTCGCCACTACTTCTGCCTCAAATGTGTCAATTCGTTGCTGCGCGAAGGCAGCGACGAACTTTACTGTGTACACTGCTGGAAGCGTACCGAACTGCAGGGACCCGAGCCACGTACCGACAGTTTACCCACCTACAATGCGATTTTGTATCTCACACAGAATTTGACTGCGCTtagttttaaaatgaaattcggCGAACGTGATCGTCAGCAGCGTTCGTCGTCGATTGCATCGAATGGCTCCACCGGTGCGCTTAGCGGGAGTGGTGTAATTAATAAttgcggcaacaacaataacaataataacagtaacaataGCAATGGCAGTAATGGCAATCTAAGTAGTATTGGtgtaggcaacaacaacaacaacaatttggatAAATTGAAAATGGCCGAAAATTGCATGACACATGCCATGCCCAACACTCTGTGGTGTAGCGCGTGTAATATACTGCTGTGTCGCGCCTGTGCCGCCACCGAAGAGCATCGCACACATTTGGTGAAGAATAAAATCGAAGCCAAGGAATCACTGTACGCGGACATATCAAAAGAGCTGCTCGGCATGCAGAAGACGCTGAACGATGTGCAGCATTTGGTATTGAAGCAACGTGATTTTCTGCTCAAAATATTGGAGAGCTGCACCACGCTCAAGACACAAATCGAAACGGAGCTGCTGAATCATATGCCTACCTTGGAGTTTTCCGAAATACGTGAGAATTTATGCAAAGCGCGTCTATGCCTCGAGATAATCGACAAGCAGACGCCAGCCGAGGCTATGAAGCTCTATGCCACACTGCATGCCGAGAAGCAACGGCTCATGGCCAAGTATCAGGAGATGTTTCTACAATGCAAATTGGACGATATGATACGCAATTGTGGTTATGTCTTCGATTTTGATCTTATCAAGCAGGCGCTTGTGCAAATGCACAATTGCGTGCTCAATGGCGGCAATTTGGATAACTTCGGTGTGGGTTCGGTAATTGGCGGTCTCAATGGCATAACGGCGGGTGCTCATCAGAATCCGGTTTTGCTGTTGGCCAACTATTGCATTTCACAATTGTATTCGCGTCATATGTTGTTGctgaagcaacagcaacagcagcaacaacaacagcaacagcagcatgcacaacaacaacagcaacatcagcagcagcaacagcatttGCTGTCGAACGGTTTGCTCACCTCGATGATATCGCATGTGAGTCTCTCCACAACCATTAACGGTAATTTGCCCACCTCGAATGCCAATTTCACGCACGCAACATACGCACAGGCACTGCAACAGAATCAGACCTCGAGCAATAGCgtaacacagcaacaacaacaagccaacaATCCAACATCGCCCGTACACAAGACTTACGCCGACATCATTGCGCTCTCGAGCAAATCTAGCACCAGCTTACAAACTgctcaacagcagcaacaacagctgctgcaacaacaacaatcggttAGCGGTAGTTTCTCGGAAATCGCACCAATTGGTACACCGGCAACAACATCAAATACATCAGTGGTGGTTGGCGCACAACGCAACAACAGCTCACATCTATTCTCTAGCGCTGATCTTAACGGTCTAGGTCTAAGCTTACTACACcttcaacaacagcagcagaatGCTGCgactacacaacaacaaacgaaatcATCACTACTACTCAATCCCAGCGTACACGTCTATCCCATCTATTATTTCAACATCGAAATCAACGGCCAACACTCGGGACGCATACTCATCGAGGTGCGCAGCGATGTGGCGCCGAAAATGGCGAAGAATTTCAATGCACTCGCCACGCAAGAGCTCGGCTACGGTTATAAGGGCTGCCACATCTTCCAGTGTTGGGAAAACGAGAGTATTATTACCGGCgattttgaattgaataatGGGCGTGGCGGACGTTCGGTATACGATGAGGGCTTCTTTATGCCCGACGATACAAAAATACTAGCCATACGCGGTTCGGTTGGCATGCGGCGCAGTCAAAAGCGTCACGATAATTTAGGTCTAGTAGGTTCACAGTTCCGTATAATTTTAAGGGAAATGCGCGGTTTTACAGGTATATTTGCATTTGTGATCGAGGGTTTGGATTTGGTCGAGAAGATATCGCAAACCGGTGATGCGACTGGTAAGCCACAGAGTAGTGTTATGGTTGTAAGTTGTGGCAAATACCAGTTGGGTTAG